The Sulfurospirillum deleyianum DSM 6946 nucleotide sequence AAAAAATAGCTCCGATAGAATGCATCGCCTCATCAATAATCTTTTAGACAACGCAAGGCTTAAAGATAAAAAGCTTGATCTCAAAATGGAGTGGTGCGATTTGGAAGATCTACTGGGTGTGGCACTGAAAGATTTTGATGATGCGCATCTTAAACGCTCTTTGCACATTTTTATTGACCCAACGCTTCCTCTTTACTGGGGCGATTACAACCTGTTAGGACGACTTTTTGCCAATCTACTCGACAATGCGTTTAAATACTCCAACCAAAGTAGGCAAATTTACATCAAAATCAAGCAGGAAAACAACACAATTCATCTTCTTTTTTTCAATGAAAGTAATCCTTTAAATGAGCAAAGTCTCGCAACCATTTTCGATAAATTTTACAGAGCAGAAGATACAAAAGAGATTTCAGGCAGTGGCATTGGACTCTTCATCTGTCAAAGCATCGTTCAAGCCCATCAAGGGAAAATCAAAGCGTATAACAAAGACAACGGTGTCTGTTTTGAAATTACATTGCCCATTTTTAAACATCCAACCCAACTCCAAAAGGAGAGCGAATGGAACTGATTTTAATCGTTGAAGACGATGATGCCATCGCAAAACTTTTAACCATCTCTTTACACGAGTATGGCTTTAAAACCAAACATGCGTATGACCTTGCCACCGCCAAACGCGATATTTTGAGTCATAACCCTTTACTGATTATTTTAGATTTGGGACTACCTGATGGTGATGGCAAGAGCCTCATCACTAAGGTGCGTAAACAGAGTAAAACACCCATCATTGTGCTCTCCGCTAGAAACGATGAAAAAGAGATTATTGCAGCACTTGATTTAGGAGCAGATGACTATGTCACAAAGCCTTTTTCTACCAGTGAGCTCTTAGCAAGAGTGCGCTCAACCCTGCGTCGTGTTCAGGCAACAACAGCACGTGATATGCTTACATGTAAAGATCTCACCATTGACTTTACTAAAAAAGAGGTACAGCTTAAAGGAGCACTTTTAAAGCTCACGCCAACAGAGTATACTTTGCTACGTTATCTCATGCAAAATGCGAACAAAGTTCTTCCACACCAGCAGATTCTTAAAG carries:
- a CDS encoding sensor histidine kinase produces the protein MFYYSRYTLTTLITLACVTGFSLLFYDSLELINIALIHFIPIIVIALEGNYAKTTFVASLSVLLFNYLYVPPIFTFSVSDMIHIWTFGIFLFFGSVITWQAKKIKQNEIKEILLNTLSHDLKTPLSSILGSITLLLEDQKLSQETQKTLLNDIKNSSDRMHRLINNLLDNARLKDKKLDLKMEWCDLEDLLGVALKDFDDAHLKRSLHIFIDPTLPLYWGDYNLLGRLFANLLDNAFKYSNQSRQIYIKIKQENNTIHLLFFNESNPLNEQSLATIFDKFYRAEDTKEISGSGIGLFICQSIVQAHQGKIKAYNKDNGVCFEITLPIFKHPTQLQKESEWN
- a CDS encoding response regulator transcription factor, producing MELILIVEDDDAIAKLLTISLHEYGFKTKHAYDLATAKRDILSHNPLLIILDLGLPDGDGKSLITKVRKQSKTPIIVLSARNDEKEIIAALDLGADDYVTKPFSTSELLARVRSTLRRVQATTARDMLTCKDLTIDFTKKEVQLKGALLKLTPTEYTLLRYLMQNANKVLPHQQILKEVWGVGYQNEMQYLRTYINSLRKKIEDSSTRPEYITTESSIGYRFACHCHDERGNQ